CTTGGACGAGATCAAGCCCGAAGGCCCTTATTCAAGAAGATCAAACCCGTTTGCGAGCAACATCAAATCGACATCAAATTATCCtggtggaagaagaacaacaagcatACAAAATGACGTGCCGTTCTATTCTGCATCAACATTCTTGAACGAGATCAAGCCCGAAGGCCCTTATTCAAGAATAAAATCAAATCAGTTTGTGAGCCAAGTCAAATTCAACGTGAAGATCGAATCAGATGAGAAAATattagagattgtacccaaaatacagaaaattaataaaatatattttgtttacATATTTTGATTCTATTATTTTGCAGACTCTTAAATTTGGGTTTACAGTGGTATTtgcccaaaaaataaaataataaataagttaTGGAGCAAGGTTTTACCTAAATTTGGtgcaacaaattaaaaaatccAATAATTGACTATTTTGTACTTCATTGGTTAGCAACATATTAATAATATCTTTGATTTAGTTAAAAAAGCACAAAAaaatatcaataaaaaaataaatggaAGTAAAATAAAACAGACGCAACCAAAATTTGATACTAAATTGAAATATACAGAAGAAATCCAAAACCAGTATGCTAATTAACCAGcctatattaatattttaaaattctcACAGAAAGGGACAAAAAAAGGAAGCAAAATTCCTTACCTATGGAGTCGAACCCTCCGTCCGGGAAAAATTGAAACGTGCTTAACTAAATTTGGATAAGTATAACTTATTTTTCCTACAATATTTTTAACACAATGATGTTGCAATGTAATTATAGGTTTTAAAATTGACTAGGCTGATGGCCGGTTATAGGACTCGATTGTGACTCGTGTTTGAAAGTGAACCAAACCTGAATTTTAATTGTCCTGATAATTATTCAATCTGAACTTGAACAAATCCGAAACTACCTGTTACTCCGAACAATTTCGGCTTCAACCTGATTCGATAAGACTCAAACCCGAAATTGAACCTAACCCAATATGACTCGATCCGAACATGAAATGAAACATAACCAAACATCACCCGACCGAAACCAACCTAGCATAACCCAACCCGAACCTAAGTGACAAAGTAACCCAACATGACCCAAATTGATTATGACACGAGAGATGAGATGACCAGATACAGACCCGACTATAGTACTCCATCTGAATAGAAATAATTGGTGCACTTTGACGACACGAAATTTAATGaatttgagttgattttattaaaataagatgtaaGTGGGGAAAAATGGAGAATAAAAAATTGTAATAAAAGATAGTGTGAGTAttaaagtatttaaaggaaagaaatgataagtaatatataattaaatattcAAAAGGTTTTGCACGCACaaggtatacaataaattttattatatatgtagtattaagataacttttacccagttttttgtaactttttcttaggttttgattaacttttatattattaaaaaaaatgtatagataaacattttaaaggggtaaattattaacttttacatttttagtttgaagaaataattttaatgaaaataaaaaattatcactaaaaaattaataacttttacatatatatgtaaGGGTAACGTTTAAGCATTTTGTGTTAAATATTACAAGTGGAGTCCTTGGGATAAGAAGAAAATTATaaaatcaaaaggtcttgtacgcacaaggtgtacaataaatttattgtacacccgaGTAACTTTTACCCAACTTTGTAACTTAAATTTTActtagttttttgtaacttttaatgtGTTTTGATCAACTTTTAATATTGTAATAAAAAGTTGTTGACAGAtaattcactacaagaaattgattaattacCAACCGCTAAAATTGGTTGGTAAAACGCGAAAAACGGTTGGTAAAAGATTTTGCGACCGCCAGCGGTCGCAAAAAAGCGGCCAGTTTTCACCTGGACGGTAATTTAGGAAACTCCAACTGGAAGGCGGTCGCTAAAATTTACCGACAGAATTAGCGACCGCCCCCAAggcagtcactaaattagtgaccgctAATGCAGTCGCTAAATTAGCGACCGCCTtgacggtcactaaattagcgaccgctttggcggtcactaaattagtgactgcctttgaagcggtcactaaattagtgactgctttcgtggcggtcactaatttagtgactgctttggcggtcactaaattagtgactgccttgggggcggtcactaaattagtgactgctttTGTAGCGGTCACTTAATTTGTGACTGCCTTTGCGGTCGGTAATTATGCAAATATCATTTGCAGCCAATTTTGTAAAATCGCATATATACCTGTATTATATGCCTgtataaatattatatatgtacctgtaaatattatatatgtacctgTAAATATTATATATGCCTGTATATATACGAATTTATATAAATTCTGTAAAATCGTATGAAACCTGCTCGATGTTATAATATTAAACATGTTCAAAGTCATACAACAAAGATAGTGGGGGCGCATAAGTCTCGGAAGAATTGACTAATCTCTGTAATTGCCTTCCAAACATGCAAGGGAAGCAACTCCTTCAAAGCAACCGGAAGTAACCTCTCCATGAAGACATGACAATCGTGGCTCTTCATTCCATACAGCTTGCATGATTGAAGATTAACACACCTGCTCAAGTTTGAAGCATAAGCATCTGGGAATTTCAAGTCTCGAACCCATTCACATAACACCTTCTTTTGAGCCTTGTCAAGTGCAAAGGGTGCTTTTGGCATGGTTTGATTTCCATTTCCAAGCTCTAACTGCCGACGTTTACAATACTTAGCCATATCTTTCCTTGCACTAGTGGTGTCCGAGGTGCTACCTTTCACATCCATCACAGTGTTTATGAGTTGGTCAAAAAAGTTCTTTTCAATGTGCATGACATCCAAGTTGTGACGAAGAAGCAAATCCTTCCAATATGGGAGTTCCCATAGAATACTTTGTTTGAACCAACCCATTTTGGCACTCTTCAACTTCTTAAGAGCTTCAGGACCATCAGTTGCTTTAGGCAAGTCCTTCACGCATTGCCACAATTCTTCTCCACACATTATATGCGGACCCATGCCATTTTCAACTTTGTTTTTGCAGAAAGCTGTTTTATTCTTTCGAAAAGGGTGATCATGTGGAAGGAATTGTCGATGGCAATCAAACCATGAAACTTTACCTCCATGTTCAAGCCAAAATGCCTTGCTTTTATCCATACAATAAGGGCAAGCCTTCTTTCCGGCCGTGGACCATCCAGATAGCATTCCATATGCAGGAAAATCACTAATAGTCCACAAAAGGGCTGCGCGGAGGTTGAAATTCTGCTTGCTTGAGATGTCATAAGTCATAGCCCCAACCTCCCATAACTGTTTCAACTCTTCAATGAGTGGTTGCATGTACACATCCAAGTTTCCTTTAGGATTTTTAGGACCGGGAACGAGCAAAGAAAGGAACATGAATGGTCTTTTCATACACATCGATGGAGGCAAGTTGTATGGTGTAAGAATAACTGGCCAACATGAATATTGGGATCCAAATTTACCATGGGGGGCAAATCCATCCGTGCACAAACCAAGCCTGACATTTCGTGGCTCTGATGCGAAATTAGGAAAGGTTGTATCCAAGTGCTTCCACGCTTGACTATCACTAGGATGTGCGAAGGTGTTTTGAACTCGGGGATTCTTGGCATGCCAAGTCATATCCTCCGAAATGTTCTTGGTAGCATACAACCTTTGCAACCTCGGTGTGATTGGAAAATAGATTAGAACTTTTGCTGGAATAAGCTTACCCTTTGCAGTCTTCTTATACCGATCACTTCCGCATACTCTACATTTATCTAACTGTGCATCGCCTTTCCAgaagagcaaacaacctttaggGCATGTGTGGATCCTCTCATGAGGAAGTTCCAAGCCCTCAAGAACCTTCTTTGTGCTATTGAAAGTTCTACCCATTTGGTTGTTATTTGGAATCGCATCATTCATCAAAGATGCAAACCCATCCACACACCTGTGTTGTAAGTTGAATTCACATTTCAAACTTGCAATTCTTGATGCCATCTCCAACACAGAGAGTTTGCTCCCTTCATATAATGGATCTCCAGCTGCCTTTAGAAGGTCTATAAACTTCTTAGCTTCATCATTTGGTTCTTCTTCAACTGAATTACCCTCTTCATTCACCAAATGCTCTTGATTATTTCCAAGAGCATCAATAACCATATCCCGATATTGATTTGGCTGAACACGCGAGGACTCTACTAAGCTTTCCCCTTGACATATCCATTGATAGTAATTACGAACAAAGCCCTTCTTGTACAAATGTACTCTAACTATTTCAGTATCATGAAAACGCCTGTTATCACACAAGGGGCACGGGCATCTTATTTTGTCACCATCATTGCATGTTGGATGCTCTTTGCAAAACTCAATGAACTCTCCAACCCCCTTGAGAAAGTCGGGCTTAAGATTGCGCCCGTCGAGTCTATCATACATCCAACTACGCTCTCTTCTTTTCATGATACCAAATTCTACACATCTCACAAAAAACATGTTACTAACCAATCTCTACACATCTCACACTAATCATGTTACTAAACCTACTATATAGTCTAACTACCGCTCGAAGTTTTCTAAATAAACAATcaaataattgattttattaattatataaaaatcaatacttattaatgatataaagttaaataatttattaatgaTATAAAGATCAATAATTTATTCAAACGCACTTATAAATTATATAAAGTTCAATAATttacttataatttatataaaGATCAATAATTACTTAAACACAAGCCAATAAGGataaaaatcaaatataaataataaaatgcatttacaaTAAACATTATATAAGTTTTGATATGATTCCTCATTATTAGTTTATGTGTTGAACCTTCTTACCTActcaaaagaaaattaaataggTTTTATTGTggtgtgttgtattgagaattGTTAGTTCCTTTCTACATTGGTCACTACTTGAAGCAACGATTCTTTTCAAGCTGTGTCAGTTGACCACAATCTAGAAAATGATCATGATGTCTagttttcattattttattgTTCAAGAAATGATCCTTTCCAGATTTTCTCTAGTCCTTTGACTCTTTCAAGTTTCTGCTTAAAGTTTCCTTTTAAAAGTAGGAATCCCAATTATCTGTCATATTCATAATACATTCCAGTGATCCATGTGTTTGTGTTATTATATTTTCCTCATATAGCTTGATTCTGAAGAACTTTTCAGTCCGgttatatttttcatttttcatttttacttCTATTCTGATTTTTGTCCTTTAAAATTCTAAAGGAACAAAATATATTGGAATTGGCTCCCTCTAATTCTTATGAACTAATTATTTCGGATCCTTGCATTATTTCCAATTAATCATCACGGcagtttttggttgatttttgggccGTTTTACACTAACCATTATTTTGATACTGAAATGAAAATTTCTTTGGTATCTGAAGTTGGTTTTATGGCCACTTTGGTTTTATGAATATTCAACCCGAAAATCGCAATAGACATCAAAATGCTATCTTGCAATAGACCAAGCAATTAAACCCGAAAATCGCTCAATTTAATGAAAGATAGTCACCAAAATTAAATCTTGCAATAAACCAAACAAATTTACCTAGATTGGaggattatttagaaatgaaAAACTGTAATTCTTTCATTTGATACAAACAACAAAGTTAGGGTTTGAAAAATTGAAGCATTATGTTATGAAAAACTAAGAACAAACCTTACCTGGGGTGGGAAATGGGTCGACGGAATTCGGCTGAGTAATCGTCGACGGAATCCGGTCCGGCGGGTGGAGTTCTGCGCGGGTGGGCGGTGTGTATTATAAAGCTTCGTGGGCTGCGACTTAGTTCGGCTGGGTGGCGGCGACGGGCAGGGTGGCGTGCTCGGCTGGGTGGCGGCGACGGGCAGGGTGGCGTGCTCGGCTGGGTGGCGGCGATGGGCAGGGTGGCGTGCTCGGTTGGGCTGCGACGTAAGGTTGAGAGCCCAACCAAATTAGTTTTTTGCTTTTTTCGAAATGTGAAAGATAGTTGGTCAGTAATTGAAtaagttacttttttttttttttttttttatttagcaaCCGCTTATTGGTCGGAGATATTAAATAAGCGGTtagtaaaatttaaaatttattttgataataGTCGGATATTTACCGACTGCGCATTAGTCATAATAGGGGTAAAGCAGTCGCTAATATTTCGACCGTTTCGAAGGCGGttggtaaattttaaatttaccaACCGCTTTTCAGTCGGTCGGTAAATTTAGCGACTGCTTCATTATCGGTTggtaaatttatttttactgaCTCCTTTTTAGGCGGTCGGTAAAATTGGTTGGTAATCACGCGCTTTCTTGTAGTGCGTGTCATGTAACCATtcgttataaaaaaaattaaatactttttcttttctttttttcctttttttccccTTCATTCATCCTTCCTCCCTCTTTCATCCCTCCTACCTCCAGCAACAATTCGCCCACCATCAACACCAACTAATGCCGGCAACACCACACTCATAATGAACCCACCATCAAAACACCTTTCCACCTCAACAACACGTCCACTCCTCTCCTGCGATGGCGGCGGTATCCCTCAACCCATGAGTAGAAACATACTCGGCGGCGACCATCGGTATCATCAACGACTTCACTGGGCTAGCGCGTGCGGTTGTGAAATCATGTGCGTCCGATACTCTTTCCTCACCCCAGGCAAAGCCAACAAACAATGATGAACCGGAAGTTGATGGATTaagtgattaattttatacattattagtgattttgaagaaataaatttcattaaaatgaaaaatattatcactaaaaaatttGACAGCTTTTACttatataagggtaacttttaagcattttgagttaacttttactccagtGTGCAATGTTTGTTGTACACCACTTGAAAACAAGAATTTTTGTTATAAATACGGGGAATTTTCCATAAATGAAAAGTgcacaaattaataaaatacgaCCTAGTATAAAAAGTAaacaaatctaatatatatatatattagatttgttTACTTTTTATATGCTGAATTATTACAGCGCCACTGCACGTAGGATTTCTAATGGTTTTggacaatgaaaaataagattttcaatttattattgaattaaaaaaattgagcgccacatagataattaaataGGTGCCACggagatattttaattaattaattactaatacatacaactccatctaaaatcaaacactctaataattaaaaaatatatctaaaataaaattcatccaaaatcaaacactaatctaaaataaaataaaataaaataaaattcaatccaaaatcaaacattaatccaacattagagcgccacgtaggaaatacaactgtttcggccaatgaaaaataagatttcaaaatttattttgaattaaaaaaagtcgagtgccacatagataaataattaaatgccacgtagatatttttattaattaattattaattttacacatatacaatttcatccaaaattaaTCTCACTCGAATTAAAAAGTAAATCTAAACTGAAAtacaatccaaaatccaaaattaatctaatctaatatataaaattggtatatataagagttttattttaacttaacaatttactaaaattcgtgcatcgcacgggctaaaatctagttactcatatatacaactccatccaaaatcattCACTCTACTAATTAAAATCTGaataaaaattcaatccaaatcaaacacaaaattaaataaattcaatctagaatcaaatactaatccaatattagagcttCACGTAGGAAatttaatggtttcggccaatgaaaagtaaaaattttaaattaactaCTTtggaattaaaaaaaagttgagggacacgtagatattttgattaattaattactacgtAGTAATATAtataactccatccaaaatctaaCACTctgataattaaaaaaaaaatctaaaatgaaattcaatccaaagtcaaacactaatctaatctaatatatataattaaaccGGGCATAATTGCTGAGCTATTAGAGCGCTACGTAGAAAATCTTATAGTTTCGGCCAATGGAAAAAAGAATTTCTAATTCATATAAAAAAGTCAAgttccacgtagatattttaattaattaattaattactatatatacaactccatccaaaatcaaactctctattaattaataaataaatctaaaatcaaaaactaatataacataaattcaatccaaaatcaaacactaatcaaaTATTAGAGTGTCAAGTACGAAATCTAATGGTtacggccaatgaaaaataagatttctaaattatttttaaattgaaaaagttgagtgccacgtagatattttaattaattaattactatatatacaactccatccaaaattaaATGCTCTaataattaagaaaattaatccaaaattatattcattacaaaatcaaaaactaatctaatttaatatataaatatagtAGTTGGtataagagttttattttaacttaacaatttaatataaTATGTGCATCGCAAAGGGTAAACTCTAGTATTTATAGTTAAAGCAAACATTTTTTTAGTTATTAGaacgccacgtaggaaatcatTAGATTTCGGCCAATGATAAATAAGTTATctaatattttttataattaaaaaatgtTTGTGCCACATACATAAATAAGTAGGTGTCTATTACatatctaattaattaaatactaaTAAATAAAGTATCTAAAAAAACTCTACACACAAGAGTGTGTCATCCAACATCAAACACTCTAATCTTATATCTACCTAActatttatacttcctccgttctgaaaatatcgcaccatttgttttttgcactattcacactacgactttgaccatttttttgtgattcatacgTAAGAAAGTTTTAGTCACTTGgagtcttgttagattcgtatcaatataaattttctaaatttttttttttatataattttacttgcacacgatttgagatattaagagtcaaagtaattgTTAGATAAGTAAAAgtcatggtgcgatattttcgaaacagaggaagtataaaagATGAAATTTTGAATAGCATAAAAAGCGCCatctaggaaaataattttattttatctaataaaattaataaaagttaTTAAGAAATGATTGTAACGCTATTACAATTCTTATATGATACGAAATAATAATACAGAGTATATAGAATCATATTAACATGAGACTCTTTTTTACTTCCATGTATAGATCATGATGTCATAATCTCACCATCTTCCAAAGTTTAAACAATGAGATTTTGTTTAGCGTGGAGTGCAATATAAGTTCTGTAAATCTCACCAGTTGTGTTTCTTACTTTTTCAAATCGTATGAATATATAGTTTTAATTCGTTCACCATCCATTCCATTAATGTTTCGTTCCCACAACACCAACGCGGAAGAGATTAATGTTTCAAACAATGAGattaatattttgtttcaaattGTGCATAGAGTAGTGTGCAATTTCTTCTTAAAAAAAGAAATAGTAACCCGTGTTATTTGGATATTGTGAATTAATTAGACTAGTTTAAATTTCTTCCTTAATAAGAGTTGTATGTTATTACTTCATAGATTAAGGACAAACTGGACACTATATATTATAATACAAAAGAAAACATATTATTGATAGTAttgtgtattttttatttttattttttaccttCATAAATCTCCTCGGCAACTACAGAATACAATTTATATCATAGACTATTTCTAATGTGACATAATTTAGGTATTGGATCAAAATATAATAGTTGGTATaatagttttattttaacttcacaatttaatagaatccctCCCACGGGTTAAAATCTAGATAATTCTAGGCCTAACCCTTTTTACTTTTGAGAGTTTTAGTTGGGCCAAAATCGTTGAATGCAAAGAGGGGAAAATTAAAGAACAAAGGACACGTTGAacacaaaaaaggaaaattaaaaaaatccaaCTCATCCAGTCATCccctcaaaaaaacaaaaacaaaaaaaaagaaaaagaaaatccaACTCATCGACTTTCCGAAACCGCGTCAAATTTGGAAAACTTAACCGCCTCAACCAGCCTACCCtcttctataaatatagccctccCACCCTCCCCTTCCTCCGTATCTTCGACCCTCGTATGGTTTATACTTTCTTGCGTCGTTTATGTCGTTATTTTCGTATGGTTTATAGTTTGTCTTTTAATCCAATTGCTGAATAATTAGGGATTTGATAGATTTCTGATTTTCGAATTCTCCGTAATATATCGGCTGAGTTATTGACTGTTGCCTGCTTTCTAGGCTTCTTTCGGATTGATCGGTGTAATATTTGCGCAATTTTTTGAGACGGGGGCTGTTAATTCAATTGCTGAAGAATAATTAGGGGttgtaattaattttgaattagggGTTTGAATTCATGTTTATGTTCTTGCGCTGCTCTATAAGGTTTCTAATTGGTTGATAATTTCTGATCGGAGGGCTGTTTGTTTAATGCGATTGCTAAACTATTAGGGTTTGATTGGATTTCTGAAGTTCGAATTCTCCGAAATTTATAGGCTGGTTTATTGATCGTTGCTGCTTTCTTGGCTTCTTTCCGATTGATCGGTGTAATAATTACGCAATTTTTAAGACGGTGGATGTTAATTCAATTGCTGAAGTTTGAGGGTTTTAATCAATTTTGAATTAGGGGCTTGAAGTATAATTgccgaatttcatatttatgttCTTGCACTAATCTATAAGGTTTCTGATTGGTTGATAATTTCTGATCGGAGGGCTATTTGTTTAATTCGATTGCTGAATGATTAAGGTTTGATTGAATTTCTGAAATTCATATTCTCCGAAAATTTATCGGCTGATTTATTGATTGTTGCTGCTTTCTAGGCTTCTTTCGGATTGATCGGTGTAGTATCTGCGCAACTTTTGAGATGGAGGCTGTTAATTCAATTGCTGAAAAATTAATCGTTTTTCCCTAGTTTATGATGGTTTTATTCAGTTTTGATTATCGATTCAATTTGAAGTATAATTGAAGGATTTAGTTCTGATTCAATTGCTAGAACTAGAAGATGCTTTTTAGCTTGATTTGTGATTGAGCATGACAGTTCTTTGTTGGCGGTTGAATAGTGATCAAGTATGTCATTTGTTGATTTGGATGCGGGTTACAATTTGATTAAATAGTCCGTGTTTGATTTTGGTAGATTTTGATGATTATGGAGTTGCTTCGGTTTAAGGTTCCTGTCAGACTTTGATGATTATGTAGTTGCTTCGCTTAAAGGTTCGTGTTAGATTTTGTTGATTATGCAGTTGCTTCGCCTAAAGGTTCGTGTTAGATTTTGAAGATTATGCAGCTGCTTTGCCAAAAGGTTTGTGCTagattttggtttgatttttgatgagtATGCATTTGGTTGTGTGTTCGGTGATCAAGTAGGTTGTTTGTTGATATGCAATCCTCATAAAAGTTTGTGCTTTATGAGGATTGTATAGAGCTGATATGCAATTTGATTTGTCCGTTTCAAATGCTGTTGTGTTGGTTGTAGTCCCAAAAACTCTTACAGATTTTCAGGTGTTCCGTTTCTGTTCACTATGATTTTGTGTGATTCACCTCATGATTCTGTGATGATGAATAAGTTTGAGGATTTGAAGATAAAAATTTGTTATGAAAAATTCAAATCTTGTAGGCGATGGTATTTGGATTAGGTGTTTATTAATTACGTTTAGAATCCCTTATTACCAAATAAGATCCCTCGGTGCTGTTTATTTCAGACTTCATACTTCTAATTTCTTAATAATATCTGCATTATTCAGTTGGCAACGGAAGTTTCCTTCGATTCTCCCCTGCTTTGGTAAACTGTAAATATTGCTTAATACCATAGTTTTGAACTGTTTTTAAACGGCTTTTATCTTGTACTCTATCATTTATTTTCATCTTTTTGTTCTGTTATATATTTTTCAGTTATACTAGCTTTTCTGATGTTACTTAAACATAGGTTTTATTGAGAATGATGAACTTTTAACAGAATTTCTTTAAAGTAATTCATAGGTCATATTTTCATTTGAAACAAAATTGTTTCCTATCTAATTTTCTCTTTTTGGGTTGGATTTTGATACAGCAAAAGACAAGAGGTCGAAATCCAAATAAGCTGGTTCCTTGCAAATAGTCATGTTTTCATTTGaaacaaaattaatttttttatttccttattaTTTTCGCTAGCTCCTCAAATCTTTAGTTTTTTTCATAAAGTAAGTGCGCTTCTGATATTTCCAAGTATTGTCCAGAGACCAAAGTATGAGTATTAAGAGTGGTTGACTACCTGAGATTCTATGACATGCGGAATTCCTGGAACTAAATTTTGAGGTCTGAATTCTCCAAGTATTGGTTAATTTATTGATTATATTTGCTGGACAATTtgtatttgttttgttttttctgCTGCAGTTGGTGAGTAGGTTCTTTGTTGACTGCGTTCCCTAGGAATATTGTTATTCGCTGAAAGGTTTTCCGTAGATGGTTTTGATCAGCATACACACTTTGATTTGTTGATTGGGAGTTTTGTATAGCTTTTTCCACCTCTATTGTGGTGCTTGCAGTTCTAAGTCACTTGCAAATTTAGGCGTTTGTTTTGTATTTCCCCCTCCAAGTCTTCTCTTGTGTTTGCTTGTTTCGTGAACAGGTGATGGGGGTGATGACGAGTTAGACAAAGTTCCTCTTGAAAACCAAATTACACATTGTGATATTTATACttgattaaataaatatttgttct
This Spinacia oleracea cultivar Varoflay chromosome 6, BTI_SOV_V1, whole genome shotgun sequence DNA region includes the following protein-coding sequences:
- the LOC130463645 gene encoding uncharacterized protein, whose product is MKRRERSWMYDRLDGRNLKPDFLKGVGEFIEFCKEHPTCNDGDKIRCPCPLCDNRRFHDTEIVRVHLYKKGFVRNYYQWICQGESLVESSRVQPNQYRDMVIDALGNNQEHLVNEEGNSVEEEPNDEAKKFIDLLKAAGDPLYEGSKLSVLEMASRIASLKCEFNLQHRCVDGFASLMNDAIPNNNQMGRTFNSTKKVLEGLELPHERIHTCPKGCLLFWKGDAQLDKCRVCGSDRYKKTAKGKLIPAKVLIYFPITPRLQRLYATKNISEDMTWHAKNPRVQNTFAHPSDSQAWKHLDTTFPNFASEPRNVRLGLCTDGFAPHGKFGSQYSCWPVILTPYNLPPSMCMKRPFMFLSLLVPGPKNPKGNLDVYMQPLIEELKQLWEVGAMTYDISSKQNFNLRAALLWTISDFPAYGMLSGWSTAGKKACPYCMDKSKAFWLEHGGKVSWFDCHRQFLPHDHPFRKNKTAFCKNKVENGMGPHIMCGEELWQCVKDLPKATDGPEALKKLKSAKMGWFKQSILWELPYWKDLLLRHNLDVMHIEKNFFDQLINTVMDVKGSTSDTTSARKDMAKYCKRRQLELGNGNQTMPKAPFALDKAQKKVLCEWVRDLKFPDAYASNLSRCVNLQSCKLYGMKSHDCHVFMERLLPVALKELLPLHVWKAITEISQFFRDLCAPTIFVV